A window of Leptospira fainei serovar Hurstbridge str. BUT 6 contains these coding sequences:
- a CDS encoding LysM peptidoglycan-binding domain-containing protein, whose amino-acid sequence MLEITPRPIAGFAILPIFLGMLSYSVLSIFTISIGGSYPLQAQEKGPPDDVFEYKVKKNDTLSKISKQFLEEPGRWKELLKYNEIPNPSLIREGITLKIPGYLRKDSIPAAPAQAQTPAASVAANPEAIAEFTIGTVESSKDFNPVTNAGKWAKIAKNSMFFTDEWIRTKDKSSLRFAFIKTGISFEIRQNSVLRILSSKTQSLAEYKNDTVENAKAVLISSGSLESSVREKDKGKKYKLFVLTPVATVGVRGTEFYVDSIVPDKSLVGCFQGELDVAAQGVVVNVPAGFGTSVEKGKKPATPTPLPDRVEIQ is encoded by the coding sequence ATGCTGGAGATAACTCCGCGACCGATTGCAGGGTTCGCAATATTACCTATTTTTTTAGGAATGCTCTCTTATAGTGTGCTATCCATTTTCACGATTAGCATTGGCGGCAGTTATCCTCTTCAGGCGCAAGAAAAAGGGCCTCCTGACGATGTTTTCGAATATAAGGTTAAGAAGAACGATACACTATCCAAAATTTCCAAACAGTTTTTGGAAGAGCCTGGCCGCTGGAAAGAATTACTTAAATATAACGAGATTCCTAATCCGTCTTTGATTCGAGAAGGTATAACCTTAAAAATTCCCGGTTATCTCAGGAAAGATTCGATTCCTGCCGCACCGGCCCAAGCTCAAACTCCCGCGGCATCTGTCGCTGCGAATCCGGAAGCCATAGCGGAATTTACGATTGGCACAGTGGAATCCTCTAAGGATTTCAATCCGGTAACGAACGCGGGAAAATGGGCGAAAATAGCGAAAAACTCGATGTTTTTTACCGACGAATGGATTCGAACTAAAGATAAGTCTTCGTTGCGTTTCGCTTTCATTAAAACCGGGATTTCTTTCGAGATTAGACAAAATTCTGTTTTGCGAATACTTTCAAGTAAAACCCAATCCCTTGCGGAATATAAGAATGATACAGTGGAAAATGCGAAGGCAGTTTTGATATCTTCAGGATCACTGGAGTCTTCCGTGCGTGAGAAGGATAAAGGTAAGAAATATAAATTATTCGTGCTGACACCCGTTGCGACTGTTGGAGTTAGAGGAACTGAATTTTATGTGGATTCGATAGTTCCCGACAAAAGTCTGGTGGGGTGTTTTCAAGGAGAATTAGACGTCGCGGCCCAAGGCGTAGTAGTCAACGTTCCGGCTGGATTCGGAACATCCGTAGAGAAAGGCAAGAAACCTGCGACTCCGACCCCGCTTCCTGATAGAGTCGAGATCCAATAA
- a CDS encoding DoxX family protein — MKVLNFFLKIEDTEHPYRMIIRFLVGGVFLWEGIIKFLYANQGVGRFTKLGFPEPGIVSGFIGGLEIAGGLLLIAGFLTKPIGCLFIIEMIVAMLTTKVPLYFGTSPLASPQAPPIVGIWAVLHEIRSEYAQLLGSLYLVLSGPGRNSIDAILKRRAKL; from the coding sequence ATGAAGGTACTAAATTTCTTTTTAAAAATAGAAGATACTGAACATCCATATAGAATGATCATTCGTTTTCTAGTAGGTGGAGTCTTTCTTTGGGAGGGCATTATTAAATTTCTCTACGCGAATCAGGGTGTAGGAAGATTTACAAAACTTGGATTTCCGGAACCGGGGATTGTTAGCGGTTTCATCGGGGGGTTGGAAATCGCCGGTGGACTTTTGCTTATTGCCGGATTTCTGACAAAACCGATTGGCTGCCTTTTTATAATCGAGATGATCGTAGCTATGCTCACGACGAAGGTGCCGCTATATTTTGGGACTTCGCCTTTGGCATCTCCACAAGCGCCGCCAATCGTCGGCATTTGGGCGGTTTTGCACGAAATTCGATCCGAATACGCCCAGTTATTAGGATCGCTTTATTTAGTCCTTTCCGGGCCTGGACGTAATTCTATCGACGCTATTCTGAAGCGAAGAGCCAAATTATAA
- a CDS encoding glycoside hydrolase family 5 protein, producing the protein MSMNQNKGVRICTILFFLLTIISCSPDGAKFGPNLLGALSSLTGNLPGLGLNQNASREQLYSPTGVPLPSVPLSTNGRYIVDTNNNRFKLKAVNWYGASDTHFVVAGLDKQPISFIVSLIKEWGFNAVRLPFSNVMLHNTNAVSDADISANPQFSGLTPLQVYDQTVQALTDAGIAVVLNNHTTLAEWCCGFDYNGLWYHTGSSLAYNSSTDMWQADWLMMVNRYKNNKMVVAADLRNEVRTQRRGDTYIPDSPNWGSGDVNDWHKASQDLGGQITLNNPDLLVIVEGINWWGLIPILGSGERPHLKPIKGLPVHLPLSNKLVYSAHNYGYIGPNNNGDPKTSGSNITYNQMDPTTFRNTVYSEWGYVVDPELYYTAPVWVSEFGASPSTTNDQDKQWLQNLVDYLIERDLDFAFWPLNGNDEWGLVSSDWSRTLKDDWRFAQLNRLLTYSGNQGQSVFANHFANLSIGGGNDNSSTLNNDWDNGANKGNCPDGYRLNGLSQDQRALCTDIAYGVLWNSNRNYNVQAVNETTTRYHGTGDWAGGFTKYECPQNFYVSGFSKRWWGTSGILCAQGNRSLGNSCRTVWFDRGDNRTSSRGGDWASGSYKGQCDDGEYVGGIAQRNGSASALLCCL; encoded by the coding sequence ATGTCGATGAATCAAAATAAGGGCGTAAGAATCTGCACGATTCTTTTTTTCCTTTTAACAATTATTTCTTGTTCACCGGATGGTGCAAAATTCGGTCCGAATTTATTGGGAGCCCTTTCCTCCTTAACCGGAAATTTGCCGGGACTCGGATTGAATCAGAATGCGAGCCGCGAGCAATTGTATTCTCCCACGGGAGTTCCCCTTCCTTCGGTTCCTTTGAGCACCAACGGGAGATATATCGTCGATACGAATAATAATCGGTTTAAACTGAAAGCGGTCAACTGGTACGGAGCAAGCGACACCCATTTTGTAGTCGCCGGTCTGGATAAACAGCCGATTTCATTTATCGTGTCCTTAATCAAAGAATGGGGATTCAATGCGGTAAGATTACCGTTTTCCAACGTTATGTTACACAATACGAATGCAGTGTCCGACGCGGATATTAGTGCAAATCCGCAATTCAGCGGATTAACTCCTTTGCAAGTTTATGATCAAACTGTGCAGGCACTAACCGATGCGGGAATTGCCGTAGTTCTAAATAATCATACGACTCTGGCGGAATGGTGCTGCGGGTTCGATTATAACGGCCTTTGGTACCATACCGGTTCGAGTTTAGCCTACAATTCATCCACAGATATGTGGCAGGCTGATTGGCTCATGATGGTGAATCGCTATAAAAATAATAAAATGGTGGTGGCAGCGGATCTAAGAAACGAAGTTAGAACGCAGAGACGCGGTGATACATATATTCCCGATAGTCCCAATTGGGGATCCGGAGATGTAAACGATTGGCATAAAGCTTCTCAGGATTTAGGCGGGCAAATCACTCTGAACAATCCAGATTTACTCGTCATCGTTGAAGGCATAAATTGGTGGGGTTTGATTCCGATTCTTGGGTCGGGCGAACGTCCTCATCTCAAACCGATAAAAGGCCTACCGGTCCATTTGCCTCTCTCGAATAAACTCGTCTACTCGGCCCATAACTACGGCTATATCGGTCCGAATAATAACGGGGACCCAAAGACTTCGGGAAGCAATATTACCTACAACCAAATGGATCCGACTACATTTCGGAATACCGTCTATTCCGAATGGGGATATGTAGTTGATCCTGAACTCTACTATACGGCGCCGGTTTGGGTAAGCGAATTCGGCGCTTCTCCTTCGACGACCAATGATCAAGATAAGCAATGGTTACAAAACCTAGTCGATTATCTAATCGAACGGGATCTTGATTTTGCATTTTGGCCTTTAAACGGAAACGATGAATGGGGATTGGTTTCGAGTGATTGGTCTAGAACATTGAAAGACGATTGGCGTTTCGCTCAATTGAATCGCTTATTAACGTATTCCGGTAACCAAGGACAGAGCGTTTTCGCCAACCATTTCGCAAATTTATCCATCGGAGGAGGAAATGACAACTCCTCGACTTTAAACAACGATTGGGATAATGGGGCTAATAAAGGTAATTGTCCCGACGGATATCGACTGAACGGACTTAGTCAAGATCAGCGCGCTCTTTGCACGGATATTGCCTACGGGGTCCTTTGGAATTCAAATAGAAATTATAATGTGCAAGCAGTAAACGAAACGACTACCCGATACCATGGAACCGGAGATTGGGCCGGCGGTTTTACAAAATACGAATGTCCGCAGAACTTTTACGTCTCCGGCTTTTCAAAACGTTGGTGGGGAACGAGCGGAATACTATGTGCTCAAGGCAATCGTTCGTTAGGAAATAGCTGTAGAACCGTTTGGTTCGATCGAGGTGACAACCGAACTTCCTCTCGCGGGGGTGACTGGGCATCCGGATCTTATAAGGGCCAATGCGATGACGGCGAATATGTAGGCGGTATCGCCCAACGAAACGGTTCGGCGAGTGCCCTACTCTGCTGCTTATAA
- a CDS encoding glycosyltransferase family 2 protein, protein MNPTISVILPTYNESENLPIAAERISESLSGFMHEIIVVDDDSPDRTWEVAEDLQKNLPQLKVIRRFTGKGLSSAVLTGMGIAKGDLFVVMDSDLQHDERILPEMIRSLNDRGNDLCLGTRYTNGGSTGKWSLFRVGISRFGNALARRLIRQNVSDPMSGFFGIRKDVYSEVKNSINPRGFKILLEFLARGKEDLKVEEIPYTFRTRVHGETKLDNSVIRNFLLALLDIRFGEWISPTFLLYAMVGATGVIVNLGGFLIGEFFSLPDISTGISFLDPISSSVLLGIELSIISNFLLNNYFTFYERRYEGFRAIEGFAIFQAVSLFGLILQIEFYQLLHNRVFSNYSFSTGIPIKLVCDLISIGVAMLSNYFLNSNLTWMKTNRK, encoded by the coding sequence ATGAATCCAACTATTTCCGTCATTCTTCCTACATACAATGAAAGCGAAAATTTACCCATCGCTGCAGAGCGTATCTCCGAATCTTTGTCAGGATTCATGCACGAGATTATCGTTGTCGACGACGATAGTCCCGACCGCACATGGGAAGTGGCCGAGGATCTGCAGAAAAATCTCCCTCAATTAAAAGTCATTCGGCGCTTTACCGGAAAAGGTCTATCTTCGGCAGTTTTGACCGGAATGGGAATTGCTAAAGGGGATCTTTTCGTCGTAATGGATTCCGACTTGCAGCACGATGAAAGAATTCTTCCTGAAATGATTCGATCTCTGAATGATCGCGGAAATGATCTTTGTCTGGGAACGCGTTACACAAATGGAGGTTCAACCGGAAAATGGTCTCTATTTCGAGTGGGAATCAGCCGATTCGGAAACGCATTGGCGCGGCGATTAATCCGCCAAAATGTTTCCGATCCTATGAGTGGATTTTTCGGGATTCGAAAAGACGTATATTCCGAAGTCAAAAATAGCATTAATCCGAGAGGGTTTAAGATCCTCTTAGAATTTCTAGCCCGAGGAAAAGAAGATTTAAAGGTCGAGGAAATTCCATACACATTCCGCACAAGAGTTCATGGAGAAACAAAACTGGACAATTCCGTAATTCGAAATTTTCTATTGGCTCTATTGGACATTCGCTTTGGAGAATGGATTTCGCCGACCTTTTTGCTTTATGCGATGGTTGGGGCAACCGGAGTAATCGTAAACCTGGGCGGCTTTCTGATCGGTGAATTCTTTTCCTTGCCCGATATCAGTACCGGTATCTCGTTTTTAGATCCCATCTCAAGTTCTGTCTTATTGGGAATCGAGCTTTCTATCATATCCAACTTTCTGTTGAACAATTACTTCACTTTCTATGAAAGAAGATATGAGGGTTTCCGTGCCATTGAAGGATTTGCGATTTTTCAAGCGGTAAGCCTATTCGGGCTTATATTGCAGATTGAGTTTTACCAATTATTGCATAATCGAGTCTTTTCTAATTACTCCTTTTCCACTGGAATTCCAATCAAACTAGTATGCGATCTGATATCCATCGGAGTCGCCATGCTCTCGAATTATTTTCTTAATTCCAACCTTACTTGGATGAAGACGAATAGGAAATGA
- a CDS encoding DJ-1 family glyoxalase III gives MAKVLVPFATGMEEIEAVVIVDVLRRAGVQVITAGLSDGPVQASRGTRHLPDTVLSEIAHEDFDMVILPGGNLGTQNLGKDSNLIELLNRYKKQGKWIAAICAAPSILKEHGILNSGQKFTGFPGSVEKTSEYTGSRLEESGKIITSIGPGSAFEFALRIVEILAGSAKKKEVEAGLYLHR, from the coding sequence ATGGCCAAAGTTCTCGTACCCTTTGCCACCGGAATGGAAGAAATCGAGGCAGTCGTTATCGTGGATGTTCTCCGTAGGGCGGGAGTGCAAGTCATTACTGCAGGACTCTCCGATGGTCCGGTTCAGGCTTCCCGCGGAACCCGCCATCTCCCGGACACCGTACTTTCGGAAATTGCTCACGAAGATTTTGATATGGTCATTCTTCCGGGGGGAAATTTAGGAACGCAAAATCTAGGGAAAGATTCGAATCTAATCGAATTACTGAATCGTTATAAAAAGCAAGGAAAATGGATCGCAGCCATCTGCGCGGCTCCTAGTATTTTAAAGGAGCACGGTATATTAAATTCCGGGCAAAAATTTACAGGCTTCCCGGGGTCGGTGGAAAAAACGAGCGAATACACCGGCTCGCGACTCGAAGAATCCGGAAAAATCATAACTAGTATCGGCCCAGGTTCCGCATTTGAATTTGCGCTTCGAATCGTAGAAATCTTAGCCGGTAGCGCAAAGAAAAAGGAAGTCGAAGCCGGACTTTATTTACATCGATGA
- a CDS encoding DUF1574 domain-containing protein, translating to MKDKKILLIPFLILAISLMIDRFLTNNYFERYYSNTLSHLNYLSKQDLYEDLKGYLKKPPSERKKVLVFLGNSRSLLFPYHELREKYPDWILYNFSVPGGSPDYFLYWVERITKDGLHPDFIVLDESLEIFNKTPNLALDEVLIYGVSPGFLLRHWNRYSKEQWSIFLSKRMFHSYRDRPKLWRVRERLKNDSYWANNYAAAVVNTLESLADQKGSTSREANVIKLPQDQLIKRSESDFQSYLSPYTFHYDMLEMQRDSVELLKKAGIPYATIWVRVARPYFKLYGTRKTDTPDGPQIPLNVWLAEIRKFNQETDTKFWDMNNDPEYTCDDFSDPGHMSPSCYPAYGDYVFRKLSENVEPN from the coding sequence ATGAAAGATAAGAAGATTCTTTTAATTCCGTTTCTGATTCTCGCAATCTCGTTAATGATAGATCGGTTTTTGACGAATAACTATTTTGAAAGATACTACTCCAACACTCTATCGCACTTAAATTATTTAAGCAAACAGGACCTTTACGAAGATTTAAAAGGATATCTTAAAAAACCTCCTTCCGAAAGGAAAAAGGTATTAGTCTTCCTCGGAAATTCCAGATCGCTGCTTTTTCCTTACCATGAATTGCGTGAAAAATATCCGGATTGGATTCTATATAATTTTTCCGTTCCGGGGGGATCGCCGGATTACTTTTTGTATTGGGTGGAGAGAATCACAAAAGACGGATTGCATCCGGATTTTATCGTACTGGATGAATCATTAGAAATCTTTAATAAAACTCCGAATTTAGCTTTGGATGAAGTCTTGATTTACGGAGTTTCGCCCGGGTTCTTACTTCGTCATTGGAATCGATATTCGAAGGAACAATGGTCCATTTTTCTATCAAAGAGAATGTTTCATTCGTACCGCGATCGACCGAAGCTTTGGAGAGTTCGGGAACGTTTAAAAAACGATTCCTATTGGGCCAATAATTACGCCGCTGCCGTTGTGAATACGTTAGAGTCGTTAGCGGATCAAAAGGGTAGTACGTCTCGAGAGGCCAACGTAATCAAACTTCCGCAAGACCAACTGATTAAAAGATCGGAGTCCGATTTTCAGTCCTATTTGAGTCCTTATACGTTTCATTACGATATGTTGGAAATGCAAAGAGATTCCGTAGAATTATTAAAGAAAGCCGGAATTCCATACGCGACAATCTGGGTACGAGTGGCTAGACCGTATTTTAAGTTGTATGGAACTCGAAAAACGGATACACCCGATGGACCGCAAATTCCGTTGAACGTTTGGCTTGCAGAGATCCGGAAATTCAATCAAGAGACCGATACAAAATTCTGGGATATGAATAATGATCCCGAATATACCTGCGATGATTTCTCCGATCCGGGCCACATGTCGCCTAGCTGCTATCCCGCCTATGGAGATTACGTGTTTAGAAAACTCTCGGAAAATGTAGAACCTAATTAG
- a CDS encoding MBOAT family O-acyltransferase encodes MLFNSILFLIFFSVVYIIYWLLPGRRRQDFLLFSSALFYVISASTIFGGLGFLAHFIAIILTNYFAYYRIRTSNHKKGWMIFAVLLNVINLGFFKYFYFINRILADITGYPFFEEVPRILKISLPLAVSFYSFQMIASAIDAYRKPEGEVLTLKQFFSFVLFFPILIVGPILRMKDFFPNLEQLSPSKEKIIRAGYLMISGLIKKIMVADPVANVIAPVFANPGQYDNLSLVLAGFGYTIQVYCDFSGLTDMARSVGLMLGFELPENFKAPLFSPSGRELWQRWHMTLSFWLRDYVYFSLGGSKTGEWRTYLNLIITMTVGGIWHGADYTFIAWGFYWGVILAAERFFVKRFGWDDGESSNRFLNVIRVQIIFVLFSFSAILFRSNSAGKMVQHVVGLIANLPGKLSGILMANGSNWIDQATSLVSGPSPLRLERMENMEKLAYSYLAFLFFHFVQYKPERIQKIGENRTWIFVICAILTVFAITLYSEDSSVCIYCQF; translated from the coding sequence GTGCTCTTCAATTCCATCCTATTTCTTATCTTCTTTTCCGTCGTTTATATCATTTACTGGCTTTTACCGGGTAGGCGAAGACAAGATTTTTTACTATTTTCGAGCGCCTTATTTTACGTTATAAGCGCATCGACTATCTTCGGTGGATTAGGATTTCTCGCTCATTTTATAGCGATAATATTGACGAACTATTTCGCTTATTATCGGATCCGTACGTCGAATCACAAAAAGGGGTGGATGATATTCGCCGTCCTATTGAACGTCATCAATCTAGGATTCTTCAAGTATTTCTATTTCATCAATAGAATACTCGCCGATATCACAGGATATCCTTTCTTCGAAGAAGTTCCTAGAATCTTAAAAATATCTCTTCCATTAGCGGTCAGCTTTTACAGTTTTCAAATGATCGCGTCTGCTATCGACGCCTATCGAAAGCCTGAAGGCGAAGTCCTGACTTTAAAGCAATTTTTCTCTTTCGTTCTATTCTTCCCGATCCTGATAGTCGGCCCCATTTTGAGGATGAAAGATTTTTTTCCGAACTTGGAACAACTCTCTCCGAGTAAGGAAAAAATTATTCGAGCGGGCTATTTAATGATCTCCGGGTTGATTAAAAAAATCATGGTGGCAGATCCTGTTGCGAACGTCATCGCTCCCGTATTTGCGAATCCAGGGCAATACGATAATCTTTCTCTTGTGCTCGCCGGGTTCGGATATACGATTCAAGTTTATTGCGATTTCTCGGGTTTAACGGATATGGCGAGGTCGGTCGGTCTTATGCTCGGTTTCGAATTGCCAGAAAACTTTAAGGCTCCTTTGTTTTCACCGTCCGGAAGGGAACTTTGGCAACGATGGCATATGACCCTTTCATTCTGGCTGAGAGATTACGTTTACTTTTCTTTAGGGGGAAGCAAAACGGGGGAATGGAGAACTTATCTCAATCTAATCATCACAATGACGGTCGGAGGAATTTGGCACGGAGCGGATTACACCTTTATTGCTTGGGGCTTTTACTGGGGTGTTATCCTTGCTGCGGAAAGATTTTTCGTTAAGCGTTTCGGATGGGATGACGGAGAATCCTCAAATCGATTCTTAAACGTAATCAGAGTTCAAATTATATTCGTTCTTTTCTCTTTTAGCGCGATCTTATTCAGGTCGAATTCCGCGGGAAAAATGGTCCAGCATGTCGTGGGATTAATCGCGAATCTGCCTGGAAAACTTTCCGGAATTTTAATGGCCAACGGATCAAATTGGATCGATCAGGCGACTTCGTTGGTTTCCGGGCCCTCTCCATTAAGGTTAGAAAGAATGGAGAATATGGAGAAACTTGCGTACTCTTATCTCGCATTTTTGTTCTTTCATTTCGTACAATATAAACCGGAACGGATTCAAAAAATCGGAGAAAATCGAACCTGGATTTTTGTAATTTGTGCGATTCTTACCGTCTTTGCGATCACGTTGTATTCCGAAGATTCCAGCGTATGCATCTATTGCCAATTTTAG
- a CDS encoding NYN domain-containing protein: MHLVVDGFNLIYKFPELEAFMYSDRLREARVGLLRILEAYSSKIKNPNIHVFFDGKKEKGSEVRKDAYGNIQVYFSHELKADDLIKDYIKYAPRPSELFVVSSDQEILLFAKRLGSKTIPSEDFAAKVADAFSEKPRAEEKDSERKLSPGEILYWKELFKKGK; encoded by the coding sequence ATGCACTTAGTAGTAGACGGTTTCAATTTGATTTACAAATTCCCCGAATTGGAAGCATTTATGTATTCCGATCGACTACGTGAAGCTAGGGTAGGGCTTCTTAGAATTTTAGAAGCGTATTCTTCGAAAATTAAGAATCCAAATATTCACGTTTTCTTTGATGGAAAGAAAGAAAAAGGAAGCGAAGTAAGAAAAGACGCTTACGGAAATATTCAAGTTTATTTCAGTCACGAATTAAAAGCGGATGATCTGATCAAGGATTATATCAAATACGCACCAAGGCCTTCCGAACTATTCGTTGTAAGCTCTGATCAGGAAATTTTACTTTTTGCGAAACGATTAGGTTCAAAAACTATCCCATCCGAGGATTTTGCAGCGAAGGTCGCCGATGCTTTCAGCGAAAAACCGCGAGCCGAAGAGAAAGATTCGGAAAGAAAACTTTCTCCGGGCGAAATTCTATATTGGAAAGAACTCTTCAAGAAGGGAAAATAA
- a CDS encoding PaaI family thioesterase: MGQENHLEDMQKEWEKFSKAVPSLKVPPPAFEELSGEFVSYVRKKELTCTFYIEPRFSNPMGVFQGGFLAAAFDNTFGPLCYLAAGKPTTTLELSVSYIRMVKENQRIRITARVVARGNQHIYLEAEAFDEEEKLLAKSTTQVLILKIPGTGKQE, from the coding sequence ATGGGGCAAGAAAATCATCTGGAGGATATGCAAAAAGAATGGGAGAAGTTTTCTAAGGCTGTTCCTTCCTTGAAAGTTCCTCCTCCTGCGTTCGAAGAACTTTCGGGAGAATTTGTTTCGTACGTTCGCAAAAAAGAACTGACTTGTACTTTTTATATTGAACCTAGATTTTCCAACCCGATGGGAGTCTTTCAAGGCGGGTTTCTCGCTGCCGCGTTTGATAATACGTTCGGTCCTCTTTGTTATTTGGCTGCGGGGAAACCCACGACCACGCTAGAACTGAGCGTAAGTTACATCCGTATGGTCAAAGAAAACCAAAGGATTCGAATTACTGCCAGGGTCGTAGCGCGGGGCAATCAGCATATTTACCTAGAAGCCGAGGCTTTCGACGAGGAAGAAAAACTTCTCGCTAAGTCGACGACTCAAGTTTTGATTTTGAAAATTCCCGGGACCGGCAAACAAGAATAG
- a CDS encoding patatin-like phospholipase family protein, giving the protein MLSESTKSSIPFLESIWKELGTKKEIALAIAGGGIKAFYGLGFAFALRSWGIQIREVSGVSAGAAMAISALSETEEESSVYFEELTRRNPKNFYWNRLLRILPPFPHDGMARRTVSYCLKLPKLLSKAAKIRIHTVEIPGDRIQKNKNGKPNKRMLLARAARIIRAYFRDEELRRKGELPFHVMNKMKEWGWRERIFTEKEFSDHETVTQIVMNSCSAFPVLPLQSLGGNYYLDGGLTNNLLLEEFSSEIPKIAVFYEQTTLVGKAPEIVANTLLISPDAPFIEQGFDYTNPSLVRYAFEKGKEDAERNRSRILTHLAPTWKKHLLSFFEQIK; this is encoded by the coding sequence ATGCTGTCTGAATCGACCAAATCATCAATTCCGTTTTTAGAATCCATTTGGAAGGAATTGGGAACCAAAAAAGAAATCGCCTTAGCCATCGCTGGGGGAGGAATCAAGGCTTTTTACGGATTAGGCTTTGCCTTTGCCCTTCGCAGTTGGGGAATTCAGATTCGGGAGGTCTCCGGAGTAAGTGCGGGCGCCGCAATGGCGATTAGCGCCTTATCCGAAACCGAAGAAGAAAGTTCCGTCTACTTCGAAGAATTAACCCGAAGAAACCCAAAAAATTTTTATTGGAATCGGCTCTTGAGAATTCTTCCTCCTTTTCCTCACGACGGTATGGCTCGTCGAACGGTCAGTTATTGTTTAAAACTTCCTAAATTACTCTCTAAAGCCGCAAAGATTCGAATTCATACGGTCGAAATTCCGGGAGACCGAATTCAAAAAAATAAAAACGGAAAACCGAATAAACGTATGCTTTTAGCGAGAGCTGCTAGGATTATTCGCGCCTATTTTAGAGATGAAGAATTAAGAAGAAAGGGGGAACTCCCCTTTCACGTTATGAATAAAATGAAGGAATGGGGATGGAGGGAACGAATCTTTACAGAAAAAGAATTTTCCGATCATGAAACGGTTACTCAAATCGTAATGAATTCCTGTTCCGCGTTTCCGGTACTTCCTTTGCAAAGTCTTGGCGGTAATTATTATTTAGATGGAGGGCTAACGAATAATCTATTGTTAGAAGAATTCAGTTCCGAAATCCCAAAAATCGCGGTTTTCTATGAGCAGACTACGTTGGTAGGAAAAGCGCCCGAAATTGTCGCAAATACTCTCTTGATCTCCCCGGACGCCCCTTTTATAGAACAAGGGTTTGATTATACGAATCCGAGTTTAGTCCGTTATGCGTTTGAAAAAGGGAAAGAGGATGCAGAACGAAATCGGAGCCGTATCCTAACCCACCTCGCCCCCACTTGGAAAAAACACTTGCTTTCTTTTTTCGAACAAATAAAATAA
- a CDS encoding Mpo1 family 2-hydroxy fatty acid dioxygenase, with product MKSVESWFGEYGESHQNKTNKAIHWICVPAIYFSVLGMIWAIPNPTFFTNISPHLNFATLTIAFVILFYLRLSLTLALGMLVVSLPMYAIILELEATAPIPVWQISLGIFAIAWVFQFIGHKIEGKKPSFLKDMQFLLIGPIWLLGFIYKKLNIAY from the coding sequence ATGAAATCTGTCGAATCCTGGTTCGGCGAGTATGGAGAAAGCCACCAGAATAAAACCAACAAGGCAATTCACTGGATATGCGTCCCCGCGATCTACTTCAGCGTTTTGGGGATGATCTGGGCGATTCCTAATCCCACATTCTTCACGAATATAAGTCCGCATTTGAACTTTGCGACGCTGACAATTGCTTTTGTTATCCTATTCTATTTGAGACTTTCCCTGACACTTGCGTTAGGAATGCTTGTAGTTTCCTTGCCGATGTATGCGATCATTTTGGAGTTAGAGGCGACCGCCCCAATCCCCGTTTGGCAAATATCACTCGGGATTTTTGCAATTGCATGGGTCTTTCAGTTCATCGGTCATAAGATAGAAGGCAAAAAACCTTCTTTTCTAAAGGATATGCAGTTTCTGCTGATTGGGCCGATTTGGTTGCTTGGTTTCATCTACAAAAAATTGAACATTGCCTACTGA
- a CDS encoding TetR/AcrR family transcriptional regulator: MPKIVNHEKYKAEILSKCVDILARRGYSAVSMREIATELDVSTGTLYHYFSTKEDIFKELVKFVLSKDIQELQVYSKGEENQSIEKRVEALFTMVKDRESYFQNLLYIICDVSRLKNHEEEKQLIAEAMKEYVTIITKHLGITNPNLNRLLISIILGTVGQRIVDQDAIKLEDVAEVVKDFMGVVLANTFTF; encoded by the coding sequence ATGCCGAAAATCGTAAATCACGAGAAATATAAAGCGGAAATTCTTTCCAAGTGCGTAGATATTCTCGCGCGGAGAGGATATTCGGCAGTATCTATGCGGGAGATCGCCACCGAACTGGATGTATCGACCGGGACGTTGTATCATTACTTTTCTACGAAAGAGGATATCTTTAAGGAACTCGTAAAATTTGTTCTGAGTAAGGACATCCAAGAATTGCAAGTTTATTCGAAGGGAGAGGAAAACCAATCCATTGAAAAGCGCGTAGAAGCCCTCTTTACTATGGTGAAGGATAGAGAAAGTTATTTTCAAAATCTTCTTTATATCATTTGCGATGTCTCTCGTTTAAAGAACCATGAAGAGGAAAAACAACTCATTGCGGAAGCGATGAAGGAATATGTGACGATCATCACGAAGCATTTAGGGATTACCAATCCGAACTTAAATAGACTTTTGATAAGTATTATCTTAGGCACGGTCGGACAAAGGATTGTCGATCAAGATGCAATCAAACTAGAAGATGTTGCCGAAGTCGTGAAAGACTTTATGGGGGTAGTGCTCGCAAATACCTTCACCTTCTAG